Below is a genomic region from Deinococcus koreensis.
GTCGCGGGCATCCACCACCGGCTGCTGGAGGCGGGGCAGCTCAGCCTGGGCTACGGTTTCACGGCCGTGATCGTGGCCTGGCTGGCGCGCGGCCACCCGGCCCTGTGCCTGATCACCGCGCCCCTGATGGGCATCATCCTGGCGGGCGGCGACCTGCTGAAGATCGACCTGAACATGCCCTTCCGGGTGGTGGATGTGTTCTCCGGCGTGATCCTGCTGTGCCTGATCGCCTCGGAGGTCTTTGTGCGCAACCGCGTGGCGTGGGGGAAATGATGGGAATGGCAGAAGGCAGAAGGCAGATGGCAGATGGCCGAGGGCAAGAGGAGCGGCGACATGGATAACGTGGTCGTGGAGGCGCTGGTACGGGCGCTGGCGGTGGGGACGCCGCTGCTGCTGGCGTGCCTGGGGGCGATCCTGAACGAGCGCGCTGGGGTCGTGAACCTGGGGGTCGAGGGCATGATGGCGGTGGGGGCGCTGGCGGCCTTCGCGGTGGCCTCGGCCTCGCCGGACGCGAGCCTGTGGGCGGCCGTGGGCGCGGCGATGCTGGCGGGAGCGGCGCTGTCGTGGCTGCACGCGCTGGCGACGGTCACGCTGCGGGCCAACCAGTTCGTGAGCGGGCTGGCGCTGGCGCTGCTGGGCACGGGCGCGGCGGGGCTGCTGGGCAAGAAGTTCGAGGGCCTGCCGCTGTTCAACAAGGTTCAGGACTGGAACCTGGGCGGTTTCGTGGTCAGCCCCTTCACCGTGGCAGCGCTGCTCCTGGCGGGCGCCCTGGCCTTTTACCTGAACGCCACCCGCTGGGGCCTGACCCTGCGCTCGGTGGGCGAGAACCCGGCGGCAGCCGACGTCCTGGGCGTGAACGTGGGGCTGGTTCGCACCCTGGCGGTGCTGGCGGGGGGCGCCCTGTCCGGGCTGGCGGGAGCGTTCCTGGCGCTGTCCTACCGCGCCTCCTGGGCCGACAACATGACGGCGGGGCTGGGCTGGATCGCGGTGGCGCTGGTCATCTTCGTCGGCTGGCGACCGCTGCGGGCCATCGCCGGGGCGCTGTTCTTCGGCTTCCTGTATTACCTGCAGTTCCGCCTGCAGGGCAACAGTCCGGTGCCCACCGAGGTGTTCAGCGCCATGCCCTTCGTGCTCGTGCTGGTCGTGCTGGCACTGGCCGGGCGGCGCGGGCAGGCGGGAGACGCCCCGGCGGCGCTGGGCCGGGCGTACGTGCGCGGAGAACGTTGAGAACCGATCAACGGCTGGGTCGGCCCACCGACCAGTTCACCGTTTTGGTCTGACCCTCGATCACTGTGACCACCCGCTCCTTCTCCTGCACCGTGCAGACGCCGTTCACCCGGTCGCACAGGAAGAAGGTGGCTTTCAGGGTGATCCGGCCTCCCCGGGTCTGGGGCAGCGGAATCCGGAGATCGTCGAGGCGGAGAAGGGTATTGACGGGATCGGCGGGATCGGGAATGCCCCGCAGCACGAAGGACTGGCGGGAACCGGCGGCCACGACGCTCAGGGTGGAGGCCCCACGGCGGTTGAAGCCGATGCCCGGCGGGGTGGTGAAGCGGATCAGGAGCGAGGTGGACGCTGTCGTCGAGGGGAGTAATGCCGAGGCGTCCACCACAGCCAGCACAGTGATCAGTCCGGCCAGGACAGACGTTGTTTCCCGCTTCATTTCTCGACCAGCAGCCTCTGGATGGTCGCCTCCAGGCCGGGAATGGCGTGGGGGAAGCGGGAACTGATCTCTCCGACATGCACGGCCCGCAGCCGGCCCCGTCGGTCGAGCAGGTAGAAGGTCGGCCAGGACGAGTTGCTCCACGCCCGCCAGTTGAAGGAGTCGTTGTCCTGCACGACGGGCCAGCTCACGCCGTCGTCTTTCAGCGACGCCCGTACATTGGCCAGCGGCTTATCAGACTCGAATTCCGGCGTATGGACACCGATGATCTCCAGCCCCTGATCCCGGTATCGGCCGTACCAGCCCTTGAGGGTAGGCAGGCTGTTGTGGCAGTTGATGCACGAGTAGACCCAGAAGTTCACGATCACGACCCGGCCCCGCAGGCTGGCGAGCGGCGCGGCGTCCGGGCTCAGGGTGGCCGGGCTGGCTGTGTTGAGCCAGGACGTGCCCCGCAGTTCCGGGGGCGTCTGGTTCACGCCCACCGCCTGGGCGGGCAGGAGCAGCAGGGCGCACAGCAGGGGCAGGCGGGTCATAGGGCACCTCCGTCCCAGGGCCGTCAGGCTCATGGGGATTCGTCGGAGATACGGAAGCGACCCTCCCCAGGTTCAATGGACACACGCGGACTCGCTCGATAAAGACCGGCACAAGCGCTCTCAAAGCCGCCACGCCCGATCCTCCGCCTAAGCTCTGCGAACAGGCCGGATGGCGGCCCCAGGAGGCGAGATGACGATCAAGGTCGGAGATAAGGTGCGCTGGAACAGCCACGGCTCTCACGCCGAGGGCAAGGTCGTGAAGATCGCCCACGAGGACGGCGAGGTGAGCGGGTTTCACTACAGGGCCACGAAGGACGATCCCCGGTACATCGTGGAGGTGGACGGCAAGAAGACCGCGCACACGGAAGACGCGTTGAGCAAGATCTGACGCGCCCACCAGCCGACGGGTCATCCTGAACGGCGCTGATG
It encodes:
- a CDS encoding ABC transporter permease encodes the protein MDNVVVEALVRALAVGTPLLLACLGAILNERAGVVNLGVEGMMAVGALAAFAVASASPDASLWAAVGAAMLAGAALSWLHALATVTLRANQFVSGLALALLGTGAAGLLGKKFEGLPLFNKVQDWNLGGFVVSPFTVAALLLAGALAFYLNATRWGLTLRSVGENPAAADVLGVNVGLVRTLAVLAGGALSGLAGAFLALSYRASWADNMTAGLGWIAVALVIFVGWRPLRAIAGALFFGFLYYLQFRLQGNSPVPTEVFSAMPFVLVLVVLALAGRRGQAGDAPAALGRAYVRGER
- a CDS encoding redoxin domain-containing protein, producing MTRLPLLCALLLLPAQAVGVNQTPPELRGTSWLNTASPATLSPDAAPLASLRGRVVIVNFWVYSCINCHNSLPTLKGWYGRYRDQGLEIIGVHTPEFESDKPLANVRASLKDDGVSWPVVQDNDSFNWRAWSNSSWPTFYLLDRRGRLRAVHVGEISSRFPHAIPGLEATIQRLLVEK
- a CDS encoding DUF2945 domain-containing protein — its product is MTIKVGDKVRWNSHGSHAEGKVVKIAHEDGEVSGFHYRATKDDPRYIVEVDGKKTAHTEDALSKI